The following coding sequences are from one Apteryx mantelli isolate bAptMan1 unplaced genomic scaffold, bAptMan1.hap1 HAP1_SCAFFOLD_34, whole genome shotgun sequence window:
- the LOC136996357 gene encoding olfactory receptor 6C76-like, producing MGSKAISYPTCITQCCFYSLLGNIEFVLFAVMFYDRYVAICYPLQYPMLMNSQLCVQLLLGSWTAGFLVTVVPTVLVVRLPFCNANRIDHFFCDVVLLIKLSCAETQTFELVSFMNAFIILFGSLVMTAMSYLYIINTILKLPSASSRNKAFSTCSSHFTFVILGYGSCIFQYVLPSSHHTSYYKMVALISTMVAPLMSPFIFSLRNEQMKKALKIKLNEINAQSL from the exons ATGGGCAGCAAAGCCATCTCCTACCCAACTTGTATAACTCAGTGCTGCTTCTACTCCCTCTTGGGCAACATTGAGTTTGTCCTTTTCGCTGTCATGTtctacgaccgttatgtggccatatgctaccctcttcagtaccccatgctcatgaacagtcagctttgtgttcagctcctgttggggtcatggactgcaggcttcctggtcaccgttgtccccactgtcctagttgtcaggctgcccttctgcaatgccaatcgtattgaccacttcttctgtgacgttgtgcttttgatcaagttgtcctgtgcagaaacacagacttttGAGCTGGTAAGTTTCATGAACGCTTTCATCATCCTCTttggctcactggtcatgacagcaatgtcctacctatacatcattaacaccatacTAAAGTTGCCCTCAGCTTCGTCACGGAACAAGGCATTTTCTacatgctcctctcacttcacttttgtcatcttgggctatggtagctgcatcttccagtatgtgctgccttcaagtcaccacacttcctattacaaaatggtggccctgaTCAGCACAATGGTAgctcctctgatgagcccctttattttcagcctgaggaacgagcagatgaagaaggctctcaag atcaagcttaatgaaataaatgcccagtccttATGA